The Ornithodoros turicata isolate Travis chromosome 7, ASM3712646v1, whole genome shotgun sequence genome includes a region encoding these proteins:
- the LOC135399552 gene encoding sodium-dependent dopamine transporter-like, whose translation MSDGGDESEELVFVALPEKEYFVVDRTFLFICICIAVSYNTFVAFPLLLLKHGGVCFLVPYTILLAVIGVPMAALECILGQFLGKGALEMWTCVPVGKGVGMAMLLKNFVISTYRVMKDSYTFYYFLQAFQTELPWASCYTWWGANVLNCVLRNKTKSKHCYSEYVRLYIANVDKGLGGSRNSTTVDVCGKKIRIPYAIYLNGTSEACQDQRPISEMSFYINGVLKVSNGVDDFGGIRWELMVCYIFSWFFVFVCTSKGVATFGKMAPLMAIIPFITLIALAVKMMLLPNGRSAFFAAMAPGWSHIVSLSAWSDAAYYITSALEIGSGKLHAFSSYNNFESTGLYWAFIVLPLFVTVASIIGSIITLSGSGSLAESMGMCVSDLGVSSYVFPFVTFPELTRNMSSPSLWTGLFYFTFYMISIDEMMSNVAMVMTSAEDLFPNLRLHLNRTAFFICMAMFISGIPTATQAGPYIISLLEDNAVGGIMSQFIPMLEVAIFMWLYGISRWSFDIEFMLKRPPNLYFKTCWTVFCPILLAVFYFYRLSHFQSPRYMRYLFPAEYEALAWIIGSTALLQVPIGATACILDNIGYPGRAFQPEYHWEPNVPGQDYFEELEEQGVGEESSAAVVQDVLCNDTSVLEITVDPDAPLVFSPDI comes from the exons TGTGCTTCCTGGTTCCTTACACAATACTGTTGGCTGTAATCGGCGTACCCATGGCTGCCCTTGAGTgcattttgggacaattcctcGGCAAAGGAGCTCTCGAGATGTGGACCTGCGTACCAGTAGGCAAGG GAGTTGGCATGGCGATgttgctgaagaacttcgtgatatcGACGTACAGGGTTATGAAGGACAGCTACACCTTCTACTACTTCCTGCAGGCCTTCCAGACGGAACTTCCTTGGGCTAGCTGTTACACTTGGTGGGGAGCGAACGTACTCAACTGCGTCCTAAGGAACAAGACCAAGAGC AAGCATTGCTACTCCGAATATGTACGGCTCTACATTGCAAACGTCGACAAAGGGCTTGGCGGGTCGAGGAATTCTACAACGGTTGATGTGTGCGGCAAAAAGATTAGGATACCGTATGCCATTTACCTGAATGGCACATCGGAGGCCTGCCAGGACCAGCGACCCATCAGCGAGATGTCCTTCTACAT AAACGGAGTTCTGAAAGTGTCCAATGGTGTCGATGACTTCGGAGGCATCCGCTGGGAGCTCATGGTCTGTTACATCTTCTCCTggttcttcgtcttcgtctgcACGTCCAAAGGAGTCGCCACATTCGGAAAG ATGGCGCCTTTGATGGCCATAATTCCCTTCATCACCCTCATCGCCCTCGCTGTGAAGATGATGCTTCTGCCGAATGGTCGTAGCGCCTTCTTCGCTGCTATGGCTCCAGGCTGGAGTCACATCGTTAGCCTCAGT GCCTGGTCAGATGCCGCCTATTACATCACCAGTGCGCTGGAAATCGGAAGTGGCAAACTACACGCATTTTCATCTTACAACAACTTCGAATCCACAGGGCTCTACTG GGCGTTTATCGTTTTGCCGCTCTTCGTAACCGTGGCCAGTATTATCGGTAGCATCATCACGCTCAGCGGTAGCGGGAGTCTCGCAGAGTCTATGGGAATGTGCGTCAGCGACCTGGGTGTATCCT CGTACGTGTTTCCCTTCGTCACCTTTCCTGAGTTAACACGGAACATGTCATCGCCATCTTTATGGACGGGGCTCTTTTATTTCACATTCTACATGATTTCCATCGATGAAATG ATGAGCAACGTGGCCATGGTGATGACGAGTGCCGAGGATCTTTTTCCCAACCTGCGCCTGCACCTCAACCGGACTGCGTTTTTCATCTGCATGGCTATGTTCATCTCTGGAATTCCCACAGCAACCCAG GCCGGACCATACATAATATCTCTCCTCGAGGACAATGCAGTGGGAGGAATAATGTCCCAATTTATACCCATGCTTGAAGTAGCTATCTTTATGTGGCTTTACG GAATTAGCAGATGGTCTTTCGACATCGAATTCATGTTAAAGAGGCCGCCCAATCTTTACTTCAAGACCTGCTGGACGGTATTCTGTCCAATACTCTTGGCC GTATTCTATTTCTACCGTCTGTCGCACTTCCAATCACCCCGCTATATGCGCTACCTGTTTCCAGCTGAATACGAAGCGTTGGCTTGGATAATCGGAAGCACTGCGCTACTGCAAGTGCCAATTGGAGCCACCGCATGCATCTTAGATAACATCGGG TATCCTGGGCGTGCCTTTCAACCGGAGTATCACTGGGAACCAAATGTTCCCGGCCAGGACTACTTTGAGGAGTTAGAAGAACAGGGCGTCGGAGAAGAGTCTAGCGCCGCTGTAGTACAAGATGTCCTTTGCAACGACACCTCAGTCCTTGAGATCACTGTCGATCCAGATGCTCCTCTCGTCTTCAGTCCCGATATCTGA